A single region of the Diadema setosum chromosome 14, eeDiaSeto1, whole genome shotgun sequence genome encodes:
- the LOC140238297 gene encoding LOW QUALITY PROTEIN: deoxyribonuclease-1-like (The sequence of the model RefSeq protein was modified relative to this genomic sequence to represent the inferred CDS: inserted 2 bases in 1 codon) codes for MAIMLRAYLVLLLATSMAWSALGSADIAAFNIQVLGQTKMGKPEVVDALTQIITRYDMVLIQEIRDSAGTAIVNLLDAVNDYSRHSYAMALGPRVGRTLNKEQYAYFYREDMFSVKDSFTYSDSGDLFXREPYVVLFGSNTVFIGNNSLLNKTSRNSILMGDFNADCNYVTLSEWSQISIWTDTSFEWLIPNSADTTVKSTHCAYDRIVLAGSSMKRRARCAGVFPVCVRALIRTGICYPLVAFW; via the exons ATGGCAATCATGCTCCGCGCCTATCTCGTCCTCCTCCTGGCCACGTCAATGGCGTGGTCAGCCCTCGGTTCGGCAGACATCGCTGCCTTCAACATCCAGGTTTTGGGTCAAACCAAGATGGGCAAACCTGAAGTGGTTGACGCCCTGACACAG ATCATCACAAGGTACGACATGGTTCTGATTCAAGAGATTCGAGACAGCGCGGGAACTGCCATTGTCAACCTTCTTGATGCTGTCAACGA ttattcacGCCACAGTTACGCCATGGCCCTTGGTCCTCGGGTCGGACGTACCTTGAACAAAGAACAGTATGCCTACTTCTACAG AGAGGACATGTTCAGCGTAAAGGATTCGTTCACCTACTCGGACTCCGGAGATCTGTT GAGAGAGCCATACGTCGTGCTTTTCGGCTCTAATACTG TATTTATCGGAAACAATTCCTTATTAAACAAAACATCTCGG AATTCTATCCTAATGGGTGACTTCAACGCCGACTGTAATTACGTGACTTTGAGTGAGTGGTCGCAGATCAGCATCTGGACTGACACTAGCTTTGAGTGGCTCATCCCCAACTCGGCCGATACCACGGTCAAGTCGACCCACTGTGCCTACGACAG GATTGTTCTCGCTGGCTCGTCGATGAAGAGGAGAGCTCGTTGTGCCGGTGTATTTCCAGTCTGCGTACGGGCTCTCATACGAACTGGTATCTGCTACCCATTGGTAGCTTTTTGGTGA